A window from Opitutia bacterium ISCC 52 encodes these proteins:
- the msrA gene encoding peptide-methionine (S)-S-oxide reductase MsrA yields MKPYLFFILCVSLFSLQAACQPVNQTTADSSIVPQTELDPIEVPLDKNGKARAYFASGCFWCVEAVYESVRGVDESISGYSGGHTKNPTYESSNTGRTGHAEAVEIIYDPEVVSFSQLVDVYFGSQNVTQVNGQGPDRGSQYRSILFYQNEEQKQIIEEKIAAINKALGGNKVAAEVYPFRKFWLGEDYHQDYERKHPNHPYIRGVSVPRLKRFQAKFPELLKDGAKH; encoded by the coding sequence ATGAAACCATATCTCTTTTTTATTCTTTGCGTATCCTTGTTTAGCTTGCAGGCCGCTTGTCAGCCCGTGAATCAAACGACGGCCGATTCCAGTATTGTTCCGCAGACGGAGCTGGATCCGATTGAAGTGCCACTTGATAAGAATGGAAAAGCCCGGGCTTATTTTGCCAGTGGTTGTTTCTGGTGTGTGGAAGCGGTTTACGAAAGTGTGCGAGGAGTGGATGAATCCATTTCCGGCTATAGCGGTGGACACACGAAAAACCCCACTTACGAATCCAGTAACACGGGGCGCACGGGACATGCCGAAGCGGTAGAGATTATCTACGACCCTGAAGTGGTCAGTTTCAGTCAGCTGGTGGATGTTTATTTTGGCTCTCAAAACGTGACTCAGGTCAATGGCCAGGGTCCGGATCGTGGTTCTCAGTATCGATCCATTCTCTTTTATCAGAATGAGGAACAGAAGCAGATCATTGAGGAAAAGATCGCCGCGATAAACAAGGCTCTCGGTGGGAATAAGGTGGCTGCTGAGGTGTATCCCTTCCGCAAATTCTGGCTTGGCGAAGACTACCATCAGGATTACGAGAGAAAGCACCCCAACCATCCATATATTCGTGGAGTCTCCGTTCCGCGTCTGAAACGTTTCCAGGCAAAATTCCCAGAGCTACTCAAAGACGGCGCGAAGCACTAA